A window from Solanum stenotomum isolate F172 chromosome 7, ASM1918654v1, whole genome shotgun sequence encodes these proteins:
- the LOC125869810 gene encoding cation/H(+) antiporter 24-like, producing MSKLNLTEDPYLHSKGLVICRGIHPPHTFGIFSGQNPLEFSFSLVLLEISTIIAISHFIRYLLKPLRQPRIISELLGGIIVGPSVLSRSKGFRNFIFPDTADYALKNIGLIGFMYFLFISGVKTDLTQIKNVGKKQWYIAIFGVSIPMLCSLFIGLALQKSMEKELARASSMLGVTSELAITAFPVIYPIIRELNLLSSEIGRMSLSTALISDIIGIQFVVIFEAAKQAEHKSMAALWFLIYSFFIGASIFGGVRQIMIWIIKATPEGKSVEQIYVVFILLGVLLTGFLCDLGGIAVANGPLWLGLAIPDGPPLGATLIEKTETIVMDILMPFSFAYVGMFTDISSIYTHWPHLQPLFFMALTAYLVKMVTVLFTSYFFNMPFRDCLALSLVLSLRGEVELLIFIHWMDLKMITRPYFTMLVLMTIGVTSIVTPLISIVYDPTRPYMINTRRNIQHTSLNTELNIIACIHDEENVFGIINILFEVFNSTAPRTSMVHALHLMELVGRAAPIFIDHQESVNTDQNPIHNVLKHFGGENITINLYTSYSPKRSMYQDICKLALEKKASLIILPFYKGTQVLTRQGVQLVNSNVLNHAPCSVGIYVDQGASPTSNNYNVGRRSSIKNFSLLFMGGSDAREALSYADRIVANPDVSLTAIRFLSHNGEGDNEIEKKLDDGLVTWFWVKNEGNEKVVYKEVVVKNGEDTIAALHTLQNEQFFDLWILGRNQGINPVLLQGLTHWSAQNELGVIGDFLVSMNSGTTTSILVMQQQILRGQEPTSLGFLQKIATCQ from the exons ATGTCAAAGTTGAACCTGACAGAAGACCCTTACCTCCATAGCAAAGGGCTAGTAATATGTCGGGGTATCCATCCTCCCCACACCTTTGGTATTTTTTCAGGACAAAATCCATTGGAGTTTTCTTTTTCCCTTGTCTTGTTAGAGATATCAACCATCATTGCCATCTCCCATTTCATTCGTTATCTTCTCAAGCCTCTCCGCCAGCCAAGAATCATTTCTGAGCTTCTA GGTGGAATAATCGTAGGCCCATCTGTTTTGAGCCGAAGCAAGGGATTTCGCAACTTTATCTTTCCGGATACTGCTGATTATGCACTCAAAAATATTGGACTCATTGGTTTTATGTATTTCCTTTTCATATCTGGTGTAAAGACAGATTTGACACAGATAAAGAATGTTGGCAAGAAACAATGGTACATAGCCATATTTGGGGTGTCCATTCCCATGTTATGTAGTCTTTTTATTGGATTAGCTcttcaaaaatcaatggaaaaagaattaGCCAGAGCTTCATCCATGTTAGGAGTAACGTCAGAATTGGCAATCACGGCTTTCCCAGTTATCTATCCAATTATCAGAGAGCTTAATCTCCTTAGCTCCGAAATTGGAAGAATGTCATTATCCACTGCCTTAATAAGTGATATAATTGGAATTCAATTTGTTGTTATATTTGAGGCAGCTAAACAAGCGGAGCATAAAAGTATGGCTGCTTTGTGGTTTctcatttattcattttttattggaGCATCCATTTTTGGAGGTGTTAGACAGATTATGATATGGATAATAAAAGCAACCCCGGAAGGGAAGTCAGTGGAGCAAATTTATGTAGTTTTCATACTCTTGGGAGTATTGCTTACTGGTTTCTTATGTGATTTGGGTGGTATTGCAGTGGCAAATGGACCACTTTGGTTGGGACTCGCCATTCCAGATGGCCCACCATTAGGAGCTACATTGATCGAAAAGACAGAGACAATTGTCATGGACATTCTCATGCCATTTTCATTTGCATATGTTGGAATGTTCACTGATATTTCATCTATCTATACTCATTGGCCACATCTTCAGCCTCTATTTTTTATGGCTCTCACAGCTTATCTTGTTAAAATGGTTACTGTCCTCTTTACttcctatttttttaatatgccATTCAGAGATTGTCTTGCTCTTAGCCTTGTATTGAGCCTAAGAGGTGAAGTTGAGCTTTTGATCTTCATTCACTGGATGGATTTGAAG ATGATAACGAGACCATATTTCACAATGCTAGTGCTAATGACAATTGGGGTGACATCTATTGTGACTCCATTGATCAGTATAGTTTATGATCCAACGAGGCCTTATATGATTAACACAAGAAGAAATATTCAACATACTTCTTTAAACACTGAGTTGAACATTATAGCTTGTATACATGACGAGGAAAACGTGTTTGGTataataaatattctatttGAAGTGTTTAATTCAACTGCTCCTAGGACTTCCATGGTTCATGCCTTGCACCTAATGGAACTAGTTGGTCGTGCTGCCCCTATTTTTATCGATCACCAAGAATCGGTAAATACAGATCAAAATCCAATCCATAATGTATTGAAGCATTTTGGTGGAGAAAATATCACGATTAATTTGTATACATCATATTCTCCTAAGAGGAGCATGTATCAAGACATATGCAAGTTGGCACTAGAAAAGAAAGCCTCCCTTATTATACTTCCCTTTTATAAAGGCACTCAAGTACTAACAAGACAAGGGGTTCAATTAGTGAACTCTAATGTCTTAAACCATGCTCCTTGCTCAGTTGGGATTTATGTGGACCAGGGTGCTTCCCCTACTAGTAATAATTATAATGTAGGTAGACGGTCATCAATTAAAAATTTTTCTCTACTTTTTATGGGAGGATCAGATGCTAGGGAGGCGCTTTCTTATGCTGATAGAATTGTTGCAAATCCAGATGTATCACTTACTGCTATTCGTTTCCTTTCCCATAATGGTGAAGGGGATAATGAGATCGAGAAGAAATTAGATGATGGTCTTGTAACATGGTTTTGGGTGAAGAATGAAGGTAATGAAAAAGTTGTGTATAAGGAAGTTGTGGTGAAGAATGGGGAGGATACAATCGCAGCACTTCACACATTGCAGAATGAACAATTCTTTGATCTTTGGATACTTGGGAGAAATCAAGGCATAAATCCTGTGCTATTACAGGGATTAACACATTGGAGTGCTCAAAATGAACTAGGAGTTATAGGAGACTTTCTTGTCTCAATGAATTCAGGTACCACAACTTCTATTTTAGTGATGCAACAACAAATTTTAAGAGGCCAAGAACCCACTTCTCTTGGTTTTCtacaaaaaattgcaacttgTCAATAG